The genomic region GCGGCCCAGCCGCTCGGTCTGTTTCAGTGCGGTACGCATCGTCTCGGGATCCGCGGCCGAGACCCCGTCCACGACGTTCTCCAGCACGGCCCGCAGCGCCGCGATCGGCGTCCGCAGCTCATGGGAGACATTCGCCACCAGCTCCTTGCGGTGCCGGTCCACGGCCTCCAGGTCCTCGGCCATGCGGTTGATGGTCGACGCCAGGTCACCCAGCTCGTCCCTGCGGTCCGCGCCGCTGACCCGCCGCGTGTAGTCGCCGTGCGAGATCGACCGCGCGACCGTGTTCATCTCGTCCAGCGGCGAGGTCAGGCTGTGCGCCACGAACTGGGTGATCAGCATCGAGGCGATCACCGAGAAGACGGTGATGAAACGCAGCTCGGTCTTGGTGCGCAGGGCCACCAGCAGCAGCCCGGTGGTGATGAAGACCGAGACCACCACGAGCGTGCCGAGCTTGGCCTTGATCGATACAGGGAGGGGCCGCTGCCGGTTCCAGGCCCAGCGGAACCGCGTCCGGCTCATGGCGCCGGGGTCTCCAGCGCGTAGCCGACGCCGTGGACCGTACGGATGCGCTCCGCGCCGATCTTCCGGCGCAGCGCCTTGATGTGGCTGTCGACGGTACGGGTGCCCGACGCGTCGGCCCAGTCCCACACCTCGGCGAGCAGCTGCTCCCGGGAGAGGACCGCGCGCGGCGTGTTCGCCAGGCAGACCAGCAGGTCGAACTCGGTGGGCGTCAGGTGCACGTCGTCGTTGCGCACCCGCACCCGGCGCTGGGCGTGGTCGATCTCCAGCTCGCCGAGGCGGAGGATCCCGCTGCGCGGCGTCGAGGCGGCGATCGTCGCCCGCTCGACCCGGCGCAGCAGGACGTGCACCCGCGCCGCCAGCTCACGCATCGAGAACGGCTTGGTCATGTAGTCGTCGGCGCCGACACCGAGGCCGACCAGCATGTCGGTCTCGTCGTCCCGCGCGGTCAGCATCAGTACGGGCACCGGCCGCTGCGCCTGGACGCGACGGCAGACCTCAAGGCCGTCGAAGCCCGGCAGCATCACGTCGAGGACCATCAGATCCGGCTGCCAGCCCTGTGCCGCGTCCACGGCGGCCGGGCCGTCCGTGGCCGTCTGCACCTGGAAACCCTCGGCTCGCAGCCGGGCGGCAATGGCGTCGACGATTGTCGGGTCGTCCTCGACGACCAGCACCCGGCGCTGGGCGCCGGGGGTAGCCGCGACGCCGTTGTGGGTGGTGTGTGTCTGCTCCATCGCCCGCCCCTGGAAGTGCGCTCTTGGTCTGCGTTCTGATACGGCGTTCTGATACGGCGTTCTTAGATACGGCGTCCACATCTCTGTGTCGGTGAGCAGACTAGATGCACGGACGCCATCCCGGCTACGCAGGGCGAACAGCGAGATGGACCACGTCAGGCACGCCCCGGGCAACTGCGATCTCTTCGGTTCTTACCCCACTGAATCCGGCATTCCACAAGGCATCCTCGAATTTCGCCGAGGGCTGGGCGGACCAGACCGCAAGGATTCCTTCTGGTTTGAGCCGGTTCATGCAGGCCGCGAGTCCGCTCGGTGTGTACAGCCCCTCGTTGTCCTCGGTGACCGTCCAGTCCGGGCCATTGTCGATGTCCAGACACAAGGCGTCATATGCCGCCGCGGATTCGCGCATGTGGGCGACCAGATCGGTGGGCAGGATCACAGTGCGCGGATCGGCCAGTGCGGCGCCGGAGATCCGGGTGAGGGGGCCTTCGAGATGACGGTCGTGCCAGTCGATGATGGCCTGTTCGCGCTCGACGACGGTGATCGGTCCCCACCGGGGGTCGGCCGCGGCATGGGCGAGCGAGAAACCCACGCCGAGACCGCCGATGAGCAGCGCGGGGTTGGCGCGGCCGGCGGGCAGGGCATCCAGTGCCGCATCGATCAGCAGCCGCTCCGAGCGGCCGTCCGAGGTGTCCATCAGGAAACAGCCGTTGGCGATGATCTCGAAGTGCTCACCGCGTTCCCGCAGGACGACTTCGCCGTACGGGCCCTCGCGCCGGTCAAGAGTGCGTACGTCTTCGATGGTGATCCCCTCCTGGGTCGGGCCCCCGACGCCGCGGGTGGTGCCGGGGTTGCTTCGTGTGGCGCAGGTCATAGCCGGGACCGGAGACTGTTCCCGGGACCCAGCGTTGGGACAAGTGGGCGCGAACGGACGGACCGACGGCCGACAGGACAGACAGCAGTGCACCACACACGGCAGGCAGAACCGACGGCCGGTGTCACGGCCCGCGGTCTGCTGCGCCTGCTGCCCACCCCCACCGGGACGCCGTTCACCTTCGGCTACGTCCTGGTCCTGCTCGCCACCTCGCTCTTCGCCGCGTACGCGCCCCCGGCCACGGTCGACGCCCTGCTGCGCGGCTCCAGCACCGACATGGCACATCTGGCCAGGACCCCGCTGCTCTCCCTGGTGACCAGCGCGCTGTGGGTGGCCGGCGGGGTGCTGTCGACCTCCGCGATCGGCTTCCTCTTCGTGCTCACGGCCCTGGAGCGCCGCATCGGCCCGCTGCGTACCGGTGCCGTCTTCCTGGCGGGTCACGTCCTGACCACGCTGGCCACGGAACTCCCGGTGGGCATATCGGTGGCCGCCGGGCATCTGCCCGCCACCTCGCTGCACCGGTTCGACTACGGCATCAGCTTCGGCCTGATGGCCAGCGTGGGGGCGCTGGCCGGGCTGCTCGCCCCCGCGGTGCGCTGGTCCCTGCTGACGGTGGTCGCCTTCACGCTCGGCCAGGCGCTGCTGGCCTTCGTCGACCCGCTGACCGCGTGGGGCCACCCGCTCGCGCTCTGTTTCGGGGTGGCCTCCTGGCCCCTGGTGCGCCGCTGGCGGGCGGCCAGGATCAGGGCGGCCGGGGCCGGGTCGGCCGGAACAGAGGTGTCCGGCGCGGAGGCTGCCGGGACGGCGCCACCCGGCACTCCCAGCACCCCTGTCGCGTCTGCCGGCACTCCCGGCACCCCTGCCGCATCTGCTGGTTCACCCGGCCCCGCCGGCCCGATCGCTGAGAGCGAACAGCCGCTGGGGAACACCAGCGCCCTCCACGGCATTGAGTCTGCATAGCTCAACTTCACTGCCTAAGGGGAGATCATGGCTACTGAGTCCACGTACGCACCGCTCACCCTGCCCGTGCTGCCGCTCGACGACGAGGTCGTGCTGCCCGGAATGGTGGTGCCGCTGGATCTTTCCGACCCCGACGTACGCGCCGCGGTGGAAGCCGCACAGGCTTCGCCCGCCCGCTCCGGTGGCAACAAGCCGCTGGTCCTTCTCGTTCCGCGGATCGAAGGTACGTACGCGAGCACCGGCGTCCTCGGCACCGTCGAACAGGTGGGCAGGCTCTCCGACGGAGACCCCGGCGCCCTGGTCCGCGGCCGGGACCGGGTGCAGATCGGTGCGGGGACGACCGGCCCCGGGGCCGCGCTCTGGGTCGAGGGGATCCGGACCGACGAGAGCGACCCCGATCCGCTGCCCGGCTCCGCCACCGAGCTGATCAAGGAGTACAAGGCCCTCGCCACCAGCTGGCTGAAGAAGCGCGGCGCCTGGCAGGTGGTGGACCGGGTCCAGCAGATCGAGGGCGTCTCGGCCCTCGCCGACAACTCCGGCTACTCACCCTTCCTCAGTCTGGAACAGAAGATCGAGCTCCTGGAGACCGCCGACCCGGTGGCCCGCCTGAAGCTCGCTGTCACCTGGCTCGGCGAGCACCTCGCCGAGCAGGATGTCGCCGAGTCCATCGCCAAGGACGTCCAGGAGGGCGTGGACAAGCAGCAGCGCGAGTTCCTGCTGCGGCGCCAGCTGGAAGCCGTACGCAAGGAGCTCTCCGAGCTCAACGGCGACGCCGAGGACGAGTCCGACGACTACCGGACCCGTGTCGAGGCCGCCGACCTCCCCGGCCACGTCAGGGAGGCCGCGCTCAAGGAGGTCGAGAAGCTGGAGCGCTCCTCCGACCAGAGCCCCGAGGGTTCCTGGATCCGGACCTGGCTGGACACCGTCCTCGAACTGCCCTGGAACGAGCGCACCGAGGACGCCTACGACATCAGTGGCGCCCGGCAGATCCTGGACGCCGAACACTCCGGCCTGGACGACGTGAAGGAACGGATCACCGAGTACCTGGCGGTGCGCAAGCGCCGCGCCGACCGGGGACTGGGCGTCGTGGGCGGCCGTCGCGGTGGCGCGGTACTGGCCCTGGTCGGCCCGCCGGGGGTCGGGAAGACCTCGCTCGGCGAGAGCGTCGCGCACGCGATGGGCCGGAAGTTCGTCCGGGTCGCGCTCGGCGGCGTCCGGGACGAGGCGGAGATCCGCGGACACCGGCGTACGTACGTCGGCGCCCTGCCCGGACGCGTCGTCCGCGCCATCAAGGAAGCCGGTTCGATGAACCCGGTCGTCCTGCTCGACGAGATCGACAAGGTCGGCTCGGACTTCCGCGGCGATCCGGCGGCGGCGCTGCTCGAAGTCCTCGACCCGGCGCAGAACCACACCTTCCGCGACCACTACCTGGAGGTCGAGCTGGACCTCTCCGACGTGGTCTTCCTCGCCACCGCGAATGTCCTGGAGGCCATCCCCGAGGCGCTGCTCGACCGGATGGAACTGGTCACGCTGGACGGGTACACCGAGGACGAGAAGGTCGTCATCGCCCGTGACCACCTGCTGCCCCGGCAGCTGGAACGCGCGGGCCTGGAGCCCGGCGAGGTCACCCTCGACGACGCGGCGCTGCGCAAGCTGGCGGGGGAGTACACGCGGGAGGCGGGCGTACGGAACCTGGAGCGGGCCGTGGCGAGGCTGCTGCGGAAGGTGGCGGCCCGGCACGAGACGGGCGAGCAGGAACTGCCCCTCACCGTCACCGACGCGCAGCTGCGGCGGCTGATCGGACGCCCGCACCATGTGCCCGAGTCCGCCCAGGACCCGGCCGAGCGGCGTACCGCGGTGCCCGGCGTGGCCACCGGTCTCGCCGTCACCGGCGCGGGCGGCGACGTGCTCTTCGTCGAGGCGTCGCTGGCCGACCCGGAGACGGGCGCGGCGGGGCTGACCCTGACCGGTCAGCTCGGCGACGTCATGAAGGAGTCGGCGCAGATCGCGCTCTCCTTCCTGCGCTCGCACGGCGCGGAACTGGAACTGCCCGTCGCGGACCTGAAGGACCGCGGGGTGCACATCCACTTCCCGGCCGGCGCGGTCCCCAAGGACGGGCCGAGCGCGGGCATCACGATGACCACGGCGCTCGCGTCGCTGCTCTCCGGCAGGCAGGTCCGTACGGACGTGGCAATGACCGGCGAGGTGTCCCTGACCGGCCGGGTGCTGCCCATCGGCGGTCTGAAGCAGAAGCTGCTGGCCGCGCACCGGGCGGGCGTCACGACCGTGGTGATCCCCAAGCGGAACGAGGCGGATCTGGACGACGTCCCGGCCGAGGTGCTCGACCGGCTGGACGTGCACCCGGTGACGGATGTCCGCCAGGTCCTGGAGATCGCCCTCTCCCCGGCCGAGGTGAGGCTTCCGGCTGCTGCCTGACGGCCCCGGTGCTCTACTGGGATGAGCTTCCACCGGGGCCTCCACCGGGGCCCCACCGGGACGATCCGCCGCAGGAAGGACGATCACCGTGCTGATTGACCTCAAGGGGAAGAGCGCCCTGGTCACGGGCTCGACCCGGGGCATCGGAGCGGCCGTCGCGACCGGGCTCGCACGGGCCGGGGCGCGGGTCGCCGTCAACGGCCGCACCAGGGAGTCGGTCGGTGAGGCCGTGGCCCAGCTGAGCGTCCGGGCCCCCGGCGCCGCCTTCATGGCGGCGCCGGGGGACGTCTCCACGGACGAGGGCACCCGGCAGATCCTGGAGGCCCTGCCACGTACGGACATCCTCATCAACAACCTGGGCGTCTTCGGCGCGCGCCCCGCTCTCGACATCAGCGACGCCGAATGGCGGGAGTACTTCGAGGTGAACGTGCTCTCGGCGGTGCGGATGATCCGCGCGTACCTGCCCGGTATGAAGGAACGCTCCTGGGGGCGGATCCTGAACGTCGCGAGCGACTCCGCCCTCGTCATTCCCGCCGAGATGATCCATTACGGCATGTCGAAGACGGCGCTCCTGGCGGTCTCCCGCGGTTTCGCCAAGGAGGCGGCGGGCACCGGCGTGACGGTGAACTCCGTGATCGTGGGCCCCACCCACACCGGTGGTGTCGAGGACCTGATCCACGACCTGGTCGGTACCGAACTGCCGTGGGACGAGGCGCAGCGCGAGTTCATGCGCACCTACCGTCCGCAGTCGCTCATCCAGCGGCTGATCGAGCCGGAGGAGGTCGCGCACATGGCCGTGTACCTCAGCTCGCCCCTCGCCTCGGCCACCACCGGCGGCGCGATCAGGGTCGACGGCGGTTATGTGGACTCGGTGCTTCCGTAGGGCCCGGGACTCCCGTACGGCGGGACGTAGGAACTCCTGTACGGCGGGACGTAGGGACTCCCGTACGGCGGGACCGTCTGGACTCCCGTACGGGCGGGACCGCAGGGAATCCCGTGCGGCGGACCCGCGCAACCCCCGGCGCCGTGTCGCGCCGGGGGTCCGTCGTTCCGTACGTCAGCCGTTGGCGAGTGCCTGCACCCGGTCCAGCGCGCCGTTGAACTTGTCGTGGTCACCGACCGTCGGGCCGGTGGAGGTGTACTGCCACATGGTCTGGAAGCCCCAGCCCGCCGGCAGGGTGCCCGGCGCGGAGTCGTAGCGGGCGATCCACAGCGGGTTCGTGGACCCGAAGGCCGCGGAGTTGCCCGTGCACTGGGTCCACCAGCTGGTGGCGGTGTAGATCACCGCGTCGCGCCCGGTGAGCGACTTGTAGGTGTTGGCGAAGTCGTGGATCCAGGCGACCATCGATGCCGCGCTCAGGCCGTAGCAGGCGTCGCCGTACGGATTCCACTCGATGTCCAGCACGCCGGGCAGGGTCTTGCCGTCGCGGGACCAGCCGCCGCCGTGGCTGACGAAGTAGTTCGCCTGGTTGGCGCCGCTGGAGTCGTTGGGGGTCGCGAAGTGGTACGAGCCGCGGATCATCCCCACGTTGTACGAGCCGTTGTACTGCTGGGTGAAGGAGGGGTTCGTGTAGTAGTTGCCCTCGGTGGCCTTGGTGTAGGCCCACCTCACACCGCTGTTCCACAGGGTCGCCCAGTCGACGTTGCCCTGGTACCCGGAGACGTCGACGCCTTCGGTCTGGGTGGCGGTGAGGGATGCGCGCGGAGTGCCGCCCCGGCCGTCGTGGGCGACGACACCCATTCCCATGGTGGCGGTGCCGCGGGCGGGGATGGCCGCGGCGGACGCCGTACCGGGCAGCGCGACGAGCGAGGTGAGGAAGGTGAGAAGAATCCCGACTGCGGCGATGCGTCCGCGTCGGGCCGTCCCGGATCTGAGCACGGGCATGTTCGTGCCTCCGAAAGGCTCGGTGGGGGGAACTGGGAACTCTTCCGACATGCCGTGGTGTGAACATGTCAGCAACGACGCTACGCACGTAGACCCGCACGGCGAAAGGGGGCCTGGGTGCTGCCGTTGGTCTACTCCTGCGAAATACTGGCCGAGCTGCGGCAATGGCAGGCGCTGAAAGAAAGTTTCAGGAACGGGAAAGCTCGCGAGGGGTGCTGACGTGCACGACAGCGGTACTGAAAGTGAACGCCCTGTCTCCACCGGGAATGGTGTGGACCATGAATTCCTGTCCCTGGAACGGGAGTTGACCGTCTTCCTGCGCCGCGCGAGGGCCGCGTCCGGCGAGATGTCGCGCGAAGTCCACCCCGATCTGGAGGCCGCCGCGTACGGGCTGCTGGTCTGCCTGGACGAATGGGGCGGGCAGCGCGCCACCGATCTTGCCGCCTACATCGGCGTCGGCCGGGCGACCATGAGCCGTCAACTCCGGGCCCTGGAAGACCTGGGCCTGGTCACCCGTGAGCAGGATCCCCACGACGGGCGGGCGTTCCTGGTCCGCCTCACCGACGAGGGGGGCGACCGGCTCCGGCAGGTCCGGGACGCCCGCCGGGCCGAATACGTCCGCAAGCTGGACGGCTGGGACCGCGCGGAGGTCGCCGAACTGGCCCGGCTGCTCCGTCACTTCAACGCCCGCTCGGAGGAGTGAAGCACCCGCCGCGAGGTGCGGGAGGGCGGCCGGGATCTCCCGAACGCCCCCCGTTCCCCGGGAGTTCGCCGCTCAGAGCTCCAACAGCAGCGCGGACGCGTCGTCATGGGTCTTGCCGTTCCGCAGGAAGGCGCGGTCCGTGGCGTCCGCGGACTCCAGTGCCCGCACCCGGTCGATGAGTCCCTGCGGCCCCTCCTTGCGCAGGACGCCGAAGCAGTCGCTCCAGTCGCCCTCCCCGAAGACCTCCACCCAGCGGCTCGCGCCGTCACTGAGCGCGGCCAGCGCCCGTACCTCCGCCAGCGGTGTACGGCCGGTCACCGCGCGCGCCACCACCGCGGGGTCGGCCGCCGCGGTGAAGAAGCCGCCCTCCTGGTTCCGTACCGCGTCGGCCGTCGCGTGGGTCGCCAGGACCTCGCGCGGCAGCCGGTCGAGACGGTCGTCCAGCACCGCCCGCACCGCGCCGTTCACGTCCTCCACCAGCAGGATCGAGTCCGAGAGCACCAGATGCTCCACGGTGTCCGCGGACCAGCGGGCCAGGACGACCGTCGCCTGAGGTGTGCGAACGTGAGAAAGATCACAGGTTTGACGATGGGCGTCGGAGGTACGGACGATCGCCTCCGCCAGTACCTCACGCAGGTTCATATCCCCCCGCGAACCGGACAGTTCGACCAGTGCGCCGCCGAGCCGGGCCGTGAACCAGGGCACGCCGTGCACACATCCGTCGTCGCCCTCCGGTGGTGTCACTCCGTCCAGCAGGACGATCGCACCGCCCTGTCCCGAAGCAGGCAGGGCCACACCGGTCCAGTCCTCGTTGGGGCGTTCGGGGCTTCCCCCGGTGGAAGTGAGTTCGATGCGCATACCGGCAGTCTGCCCGAGCCCTTCACGACAGCCGCACAATGACGGCCCTCCCGGCCCGGACTGCCACGCCGGACGGGGGTCTCCGGGGGGCTTGGGGTGGAATGTGTGGCTCCGTGACTCTGCGGGCGGGCATCCTGCCAAAGCCCGTGCGGAAGTTCCAACCGGCACTCCGTATGCCACTGGTACGTACCGCTCGCAGAGTTGTTCGCCAACTCGCTGGTGATGTTCACTCGTTCGGGTGGCCGACCCGGCGATGCGCACTCCCCTCCCAAATCCACTGGAATGGTCAGAAGCCGTACCAGTGGTGGAAGCGCATGCTGGTGATCAGCCGTCACCTCGGCTTCATGCGTGGACGAGTCAAGATTGCGAGCACCGGTGCAGAACAAGCGGCTTCGGGGCAACAAAGGCGTGCCTGTCGAGCGCACGGTCCGGGTACGCAGGCGTCTTTTCGGGGGCGTGGCCGTGGTCGGCCTCACCGTCCTGGCGGCCGGCGCCCCCGCTGTGTACACCGCGTCGACCGAACTGACGGACGCCCAGCACCTGGTCACCCTCGCCGACCTGGAACAACAGACGGTCTCCCTGGGGCACGCCCTGGCGGACGAGCGGGACGACGTCACGGTCTACATCGCGGGCGGCCGGGCCAAGAAGGACAAGCTCGCTGCCGACCGGGCCACCCGCGTCGACAACGAGATCGAGGAGATCGGCGCGGCGGCCCCCGCCACGCTCCGGCGTGACCTCGCCACTCTCCCCTCCCTCCGCCGGACCGTGCTGAACGGCAAGGGCAGTGCGCTGGACGCCGACAAGGCGTACACCGACCTGATCGACAAACTCCAGGACATCTCCGACCAACTGGCCGACCAGACCCCGCCGGAGGCCGCAGCGGCCACCCGGGCACCGGTCGAACTCGGCCACGCCGTCGAGCAGGCGAGCCAGACCCGCGGGCTGCTGCTCGCCGCGCTGGCCGTCCCGCAGGGCGAACGGACCACCAGGTACGACCCGGTGAGCGGCCAGTACGTACCGCAGCCCGCGGCTCCCGACAGCGAAGAGGCCCGTACCCGCAACGGCCTGAGCGCCGCCGCCCAGCAG from Streptomyces sp. NBC_01267 harbors:
- a CDS encoding response regulator transcription factor, producing the protein MEQTHTTHNGVAATPGAQRRVLVVEDDPTIVDAIAARLRAEGFQVQTATDGPAAVDAAQGWQPDLMVLDVMLPGFDGLEVCRRVQAQRPVPVLMLTARDDETDMLVGLGVGADDYMTKPFSMRELAARVHVLLRRVERATIAASTPRSGILRLGELEIDHAQRRVRVRNDDVHLTPTEFDLLVCLANTPRAVLSREQLLAEVWDWADASGTRTVDSHIKALRRKIGAERIRTVHGVGYALETPAP
- a CDS encoding spermidine synthase, which produces MTCATRSNPGTTRGVGGPTQEGITIEDVRTLDRREGPYGEVVLRERGEHFEIIANGCFLMDTSDGRSERLLIDAALDALPAGRANPALLIGGLGVGFSLAHAAADPRWGPITVVEREQAIIDWHDRHLEGPLTRISGAALADPRTVILPTDLVAHMRESAAAYDALCLDIDNGPDWTVTEDNEGLYTPSGLAACMNRLKPEGILAVWSAQPSAKFEDALWNAGFSGVRTEEIAVARGVPDVVHLAVRPA
- a CDS encoding rhomboid-like protein, encoding MHHTRQAEPTAGVTARGLLRLLPTPTGTPFTFGYVLVLLATSLFAAYAPPATVDALLRGSSTDMAHLARTPLLSLVTSALWVAGGVLSTSAIGFLFVLTALERRIGPLRTGAVFLAGHVLTTLATELPVGISVAAGHLPATSLHRFDYGISFGLMASVGALAGLLAPAVRWSLLTVVAFTLGQALLAFVDPLTAWGHPLALCFGVASWPLVRRWRAARIRAAGAGSAGTEVSGAEAAGTAPPGTPSTPVASAGTPGTPAASAGSPGPAGPIAESEQPLGNTSALHGIESA
- the lon gene encoding endopeptidase La, encoding MATESTYAPLTLPVLPLDDEVVLPGMVVPLDLSDPDVRAAVEAAQASPARSGGNKPLVLLVPRIEGTYASTGVLGTVEQVGRLSDGDPGALVRGRDRVQIGAGTTGPGAALWVEGIRTDESDPDPLPGSATELIKEYKALATSWLKKRGAWQVVDRVQQIEGVSALADNSGYSPFLSLEQKIELLETADPVARLKLAVTWLGEHLAEQDVAESIAKDVQEGVDKQQREFLLRRQLEAVRKELSELNGDAEDESDDYRTRVEAADLPGHVREAALKEVEKLERSSDQSPEGSWIRTWLDTVLELPWNERTEDAYDISGARQILDAEHSGLDDVKERITEYLAVRKRRADRGLGVVGGRRGGAVLALVGPPGVGKTSLGESVAHAMGRKFVRVALGGVRDEAEIRGHRRTYVGALPGRVVRAIKEAGSMNPVVLLDEIDKVGSDFRGDPAAALLEVLDPAQNHTFRDHYLEVELDLSDVVFLATANVLEAIPEALLDRMELVTLDGYTEDEKVVIARDHLLPRQLERAGLEPGEVTLDDAALRKLAGEYTREAGVRNLERAVARLLRKVAARHETGEQELPLTVTDAQLRRLIGRPHHVPESAQDPAERRTAVPGVATGLAVTGAGGDVLFVEASLADPETGAAGLTLTGQLGDVMKESAQIALSFLRSHGAELELPVADLKDRGVHIHFPAGAVPKDGPSAGITMTTALASLLSGRQVRTDVAMTGEVSLTGRVLPIGGLKQKLLAAHRAGVTTVVIPKRNEADLDDVPAEVLDRLDVHPVTDVRQVLEIALSPAEVRLPAAA
- a CDS encoding SDR family NAD(P)-dependent oxidoreductase, yielding MLIDLKGKSALVTGSTRGIGAAVATGLARAGARVAVNGRTRESVGEAVAQLSVRAPGAAFMAAPGDVSTDEGTRQILEALPRTDILINNLGVFGARPALDISDAEWREYFEVNVLSAVRMIRAYLPGMKERSWGRILNVASDSALVIPAEMIHYGMSKTALLAVSRGFAKEAAGTGVTVNSVIVGPTHTGGVEDLIHDLVGTELPWDEAQREFMRTYRPQSLIQRLIEPEEVAHMAVYLSSPLASATTGGAIRVDGGYVDSVLP
- a CDS encoding lysozyme; translated protein: MPVLRSGTARRGRIAAVGILLTFLTSLVALPGTASAAAIPARGTATMGMGVVAHDGRGGTPRASLTATQTEGVDVSGYQGNVDWATLWNSGVRWAYTKATEGNYYTNPSFTQQYNGSYNVGMIRGSYHFATPNDSSGANQANYFVSHGGGWSRDGKTLPGVLDIEWNPYGDACYGLSAASMVAWIHDFANTYKSLTGRDAVIYTATSWWTQCTGNSAAFGSTNPLWIARYDSAPGTLPAGWGFQTMWQYTSTGPTVGDHDKFNGALDRVQALANG
- a CDS encoding MarR family winged helix-turn-helix transcriptional regulator, encoding MHDSGTESERPVSTGNGVDHEFLSLERELTVFLRRARAASGEMSREVHPDLEAAAYGLLVCLDEWGGQRATDLAAYIGVGRATMSRQLRALEDLGLVTREQDPHDGRAFLVRLTDEGGDRLRQVRDARRAEYVRKLDGWDRAEVAELARLLRHFNARSEE